One segment of Nostoc flagelliforme CCNUN1 DNA contains the following:
- a CDS encoding GDP-mannose 4,6-dehydratase, whose product MIKTALITGITGQDGYYLSHLLLNRGYRVVGLVPPHRQPNLTKLGTLANQVEIYTVDLRDNAALLTAVEQLRPQEIYNLAAPSFVPDSWNDPLGTLDLITGTATRLLEAVRQVGLSTRFYQASSSEMFGDVFISPQDEETPFRPKNPYAAAKMHAHWTMVHHRQRYGLFACSGILYNHESPLRPPQFVTRKVSLAAASIKLGLTDTLEMGNLDAKRDWGFARDYVEAMWLMLQVDEPEEYVIGTGKLHSVRELVAAAFESVGLDWTQHIVLNTKLLRQDEHFQLVANPSKAKINLGWEPQVSFEELLEKMVKTDLERLKSGALDEVLAAGIAPLPRV is encoded by the coding sequence ATGATTAAGACAGCCCTAATTACAGGAATTACTGGTCAAGATGGCTACTATCTCAGCCATTTGCTCCTCAACCGTGGTTATCGAGTTGTAGGATTAGTACCCCCACATCGACAACCTAATTTGACAAAACTAGGAACGCTGGCAAATCAAGTAGAAATTTATACGGTTGACTTGAGGGATAATGCGGCGCTGTTGACCGCAGTTGAACAGCTGCGTCCCCAAGAAATTTATAATTTGGCAGCTCCGAGTTTTGTACCCGATTCTTGGAACGACCCATTGGGAACCCTGGATCTGATAACTGGTACGGCTACAAGGCTTTTGGAAGCAGTACGACAGGTTGGTTTGTCTACCAGGTTTTATCAAGCCAGCAGCTCAGAAATGTTTGGCGATGTATTTATTTCGCCTCAAGATGAAGAAACGCCTTTTCGCCCCAAAAATCCCTATGCTGCGGCCAAGATGCACGCCCACTGGACAATGGTGCATCACAGACAGCGCTATGGGCTATTTGCCTGTAGTGGAATTTTATATAACCATGAGTCTCCTCTACGCCCGCCTCAGTTTGTTACACGTAAAGTTTCTTTGGCAGCTGCATCAATTAAATTGGGTTTAACTGACACCTTAGAAATGGGTAATTTAGATGCCAAACGCGATTGGGGCTTTGCTAGAGATTACGTAGAGGCAATGTGGTTAATGTTGCAAGTTGACGAACCAGAAGAATATGTGATCGGCACTGGTAAACTGCACAGTGTTAGAGAGTTAGTTGCCGCAGCCTTTGAGTCTGTCGGATTGGATTGGACACAGCATATAGTTTTAAATACCAAGTTATTGCGACAAGATGAGCATTTTCAACTAGTAGCTAACCCCAGTAAAGCTAAAATAAACCTTGGTTGGGAACCCCAAGTGAGCTTTGAGGAACTTTTAGAAAAAATGGTAAAAACAGATTTAGAGCGGTTAAAAAGCGGTGCGTTGGATGAAGTCCTTGCCGCAGGCATCGCGCCCTTACCGCGAGTGTAA
- a CDS encoding ATP-binding protein, translating to MFSIVQQDHLTVKSELSLLNQVQEWFEQFCLQHLSQLGWSKTQLDRLNLALAEGFTNAVRHAHHALPPETTIEINIYLWIDRLEIRIWDYGKPFNPDAIAEPEPGTLQVGGYGWFLLRRLADRVVYERGADGRNCLLIVKYSVEAQK from the coding sequence ATGTTTAGCATAGTGCAGCAAGACCATCTGACGGTTAAGAGCGAACTTAGTCTCCTAAACCAGGTGCAAGAATGGTTTGAGCAATTTTGTCTGCAACATTTGTCTCAACTTGGCTGGTCAAAAACCCAACTTGATCGCCTAAATTTAGCATTAGCAGAAGGCTTTACTAACGCTGTTCGTCACGCTCATCATGCTTTACCCCCGGAAACAACCATTGAGATTAACATTTATCTATGGATTGACCGACTAGAGATTAGAATTTGGGATTATGGAAAACCTTTTAATCCAGATGCGATCGCAGAGCCAGAGCCAGGTACGCTGCAAGTAGGTGGGTATGGATGGTTTCTCCTCCGGCGGTTGGCTGATCGTGTTGTATACGAGCGTGGTGCAGATGGTAGAAATTGCCTCCTCATCGTCAAATACTCCGTAGAAGCACAAAAGTAA